From Argopecten irradians isolate NY chromosome 2, Ai_NY, whole genome shotgun sequence, the proteins below share one genomic window:
- the LOC138315753 gene encoding uncharacterized protein isoform X2 has protein sequence MGNTVYEWWLSTSGVGVHAHRLCPSVALAWLAGWQPRLLLRLASVCLCRRPWLCTLLLRSTAEGRIALALQMSMMSQPHHPLPPLCLSVGLAV, from the exons ATGGGTAATACAGTTTACGAGTGGTGGTTGTCCACTTCAGGAGTTGGTGTACATGCACACAG GCTGTGTCCTTCCGTGGCCTTAGCCTGGTTAGCCGGGTGGCAACCTCGATTGCTGTTGCGGCTGGCCAGCGTCTGTCTCTGTCGGAGGCCGTG GTTGTGTACTTTGCTGCTACGCTCGACTGCCGAGGGGAGGATAGCCTTAGCCTTGCAGATGTCGATGATGAGCCAGCCACACCACCCGCTCCCACCCCTGTGTCTGTCCGTAGGTCTGGCCGTGTGA
- the LOC138315753 gene encoding uncharacterized protein isoform X1 has translation MESFLSFVIAMEVVFHCLGEAFARGKAVSFRGLSLVSRVATSIAVAAGQRLSLSEAVVVYFAATLDCRGEDSLSLADVDDEPATPPAPTPVSVRRSGRVRRAPAWHKDYIM, from the exons ATGGAGTCCTTTCTCTCGTTTGTCATTGCTATGGAAGTTGTCTTTCATTGCTTAGGCGAGGCTTTTGCTCGCGGGAAG GCTGTGTCCTTCCGTGGCCTTAGCCTGGTTAGCCGGGTGGCAACCTCGATTGCTGTTGCGGCTGGCCAGCGTCTGTCTCTGTCGGAGGCCGTG GTTGTGTACTTTGCTGCTACGCTCGACTGCCGAGGGGAGGATAGCCTTAGCCTTGCAGATGTCGATGATGAGCCAGCCACACCACCCGCTCCCACCCCTGTGTCTGTCCGTAGGTCTGGCCGTGTGAGGAGGGCACCAGCTTGGCACAAGGATTACatcatgtga